A single Anopheles maculipalpis chromosome 3RL, idAnoMacuDA_375_x, whole genome shotgun sequence DNA region contains:
- the LOC126564146 gene encoding ribosome biogenesis protein SPATA5 — MPPKSASKKERPLWWSCEKCQTFLPTGELAKHQAENCAQVDRLSGSVDASGTYRCRRIEVGGLTTLEEVKLCTDSQRYGLALLPISVVRRLGLMLGDYVTIKLIKSADRSELGTVVRMLWPVDDRNGAKVWFEALDEFESFLPSELIASVTATNTRLEDAEEIFLRLDDASQAKLFEKNGKFLLTNLKYQLVGCAILSNNPLCLTVCNKRFRFRIDHAITTGNDLVDQLNKLSLRDRTFVILNTTKLTLLDDTTTAQQNHHQRMYNLANIGGLDATITELKELLDMAFGIEEKQSTSSKSGPISRGILLSGVSGVGKTMLVNALATHYQCHVVRLNCSEVFSKFYGESEANVTRHFGEVFDVHPARAMVIVEELHNLCPNSTGTDIVRRISQHFLNLLDSLHDNVRGNRTVVLGTTDNVENVNPLLRRGGRMDYEFELPVPDAIARDAILQRILSRYDQILPAADVTAVARITHGYVGADLENLVSKAASSSKTIDGKSLMAALQHVKASAMREIMIECPNVRWSDIGGQDDLKLKLRQIIDWPIHHPEIFERLGIKPPRGLLMFGPPGCSKTMIAKAIATESRLNFLSIKGSELFSMWVGESERAVRDLFRRARQVAPSVIFFDEIDAIGGERSAESGSSVKERVLAQLLTEMDGVSVLKDVRIVAATNRPDLIDRALMRPGRLDRIVYVRLPDAAAREEIFRIKLKSIPTSASVDILELVRRTDGCSGSEIEAICQEAALKGLESSFDIREIEWTHFEHALEVVRPRTSPDLLRLYDEYLKQHQ; from the exons ATGCCTCCGAAATCGGCAAGCAAGAAAGAACGACCGCTGTGGTGGAGTTGTGAAAAGTGCCAAACATTCCTTCCGACTGGCGAACTGGCAAAACATCAAGCGGAAAACTGTGCCCAGGTGGATAGGTTGAGCGGGTCGGTTGATGCAAGCGGAACGTACCGGTGTCGTAGGATTGAGGTGGGCGGATTGACCACATTGGAAGAAGTCAAGTTGTGTACCGATAGCCAAAGGTATGGGCTCGCGCTTTTACCCATTAGTGTGGTAAGAAGGCTTGGCCTAATGCTGGGAGACTATGTGACAATCAAGCTGATTAAGAGTGCAGACAGAAGCGAGCTGGGAACGGTCGTTCGAATGCTGTGGCCTGTTGATGATCGAAATGGAGCAAAGGTGTGGTTTGAAGCATTAG ATGAATTTGAAAGTTTCCTTCCAAGCGAACTAATCGCTAGTGTAACCGCTACTAACACACGGCTTGAGGATGCGGAAGAAATATTCCTCCGCCTGGATGATGCCTCCCAGGCAAAACTCTTCGAAAAGAATGGAAAGTTTCTGCTTACCAACCTTAAATACCAACTTGTAGGATGTGCCATTCTGAGCAATAATCCACTGTGTTTAACGGTTTGCAACAAACGATTCCGTTTCCGGATTGATCATGCCATTACGACTGGGAACGATCTAGTTGATCAGCTAAACAAGCTGAGCTTGCGCGATCGGACGTTTGTCATTCTAAACACCACCAAACTAACGCTACTGGATGACACAACAACTGCTcaacaaaaccatcaccaacgGATGTACAATTTAGCAAATATCGGTGGCCTGGACGCAACGATAACCGAATTAAAAGAGCTTCTGGATATGGCTTTCGGAATCGAAGAGAAGCaatccaccagcagcaaaagcgGTCCCATTAGCCGTGGCATACTACTTTCCGGTGTATCGGGTGTAGGAAAAACGATGCTCGTTAATGCACTGGCAACACACTACCAGTGTCACGTGGTACGGCTTAACTGTTCGGAAGTGTTTAGCAAATTCTATGGCGAATCGGAAGCGAATGTTACGCGCCATTTTGGAGAAGTTTTCGATGTTCATCCGGCTCGTGCAATGGTAATCGTAGAGGAACTGCACAATCTATGCCCAAATAGTACGGGGACGGATATTGTGAGGCGCATTTCACAGCATTTTCTCAATCTGCTCGACAGCTTGCATGATAACGTGCGAGGCAATCGGACGGTCGTACTTGGCACAACGGATAATGTGGAAAATGTGAATCCGTTGCTGCGTCGGGGTGGTCGGATGGATTACGAGTTCGAACTACCGGTTCCAGATGCGATCGCACGTGATGCTATTCTACAGCGGATCCTTTCCCGGTACGATCAGATACTCCCGGCCGCGGATGTAACAGCAGTGGCACGCATTACCCACGGTTACGTTGGTGCGGATTTGGAGAACTTAGTTTCCAAAGCAGCATCCTCGTCGAAAACGATCGATGGAAAATCGCTAATGGCTGCCCTGCAGCACGTAAAGGCAAGCGCAATGCGTGAAATTATGATCGAGTGCCCTAATGTGCGCTGGAGCGATATTGGAGGGCAGGACGACTTGAAGCTAAAGCTGCGCCAAATCATCGACTGGCCCATCCACCATCCGGAAATATTTGAGCGGCTCGGTATAAAGCCACCGCGCGGTTTGCTCATGTTCGGACCGCCCGGATGCTCCAAAACGATGATCGCTAAAGCGATCGCTACCGAAAGTCGGCTCAACTTCCTGTCGATCAAAGGTTCGGAACTGTTTTCGATGTGGGTCGGCGAATCGGAACGGGCCGTGCGTGATCTGTTCCGCCGGGCACGCCAAGTAGCACCGTCGGTCATATTTTTTGACGAAATCGATGCAATCGGTGGTGAACGGTCGGCCGAGTCGGGAAGTTCGGTGAAGGAGCGTGTGCTGGCACAGCTGCTGACGGAAATGGATGGTGTGAGTGTGCTGAAGGATGTACGGATTGTGGCCGCTACCAATCGGCCAGATCTAATCGATCGTGCCCTAATGCGACCGGGACGGTTGGATCGGATCGTGTACGTACGATTGCCGGATGCGGCGGCTAGGGAGGAAATATTTCGTATAAAGTTGAAAAGTATTCCTACCTCAGCGTCGGTAGACATTTTGGAGCTGGTGCGCCGGACGGACGGATGTTCCGGGTCGGAAATTGAAGCAATCTGTCAGGAGGCTGCACTGAAGGGGTTGGAAAGTTCGTTCGATATACGTGAAATTGAATGGACACACTTCGAGCACGCGCTGGAAGTTGTACGACCTCGTACCAGCCCGGACCTGTTGCGCTTGTACGACGAATATTTAAAGCAACATCAGTAA